One window from the genome of Phormidium ambiguum IAM M-71 encodes:
- a CDS encoding alpha/beta hydrolase, whose amino-acid sequence MTRKRIFLLTIALLLIVFSWWGVATAQKGLVVRSFSRDNVPMLYVAPQNQDKIPGVLVAHGFAGSKQLMLGYAHTLAHAGYGVLLWDFGGHGANETPLKFGSLQPYIDVATSALLEQPQIDSSRLATLGHSMGSGAVISAAIQDNQRFAATVAVSPTGQGVTPTTPRNLQLQAGSWEPGFVANAEKLLQIAGGENTNLVAGKGRELIVVPNAEHITILFRDASHQAALKWLNTTFGLKSNSNYLDRRMVFYGLHLLGWLSLLAAIAPKLSLPTNNPKASKLRSFAGLLIAPFVGSGLLSVLDSALVLPNLGGLLVGGALAIWFFFAGTIWLITIWNLPRPKIQNLFFGLGLFTMLWLAFGAMAQVIWLQWWLIPSRLLVWPLLSFACLPWFLASEIGQENTVIIKRFAWWFCQSILLISGLIVAVYLVPSLSFIYLLLPIFPLVFGILAFAAAQVNNAWSYALGSSLFFGWMLAAAFPLAG is encoded by the coding sequence ATGACTCGCAAACGTATATTTTTACTAACAATTGCTTTATTATTGATTGTTTTTTCTTGGTGGGGTGTAGCAACTGCACAAAAGGGTTTGGTAGTGCGTTCTTTTTCCCGCGATAACGTACCGATGCTATACGTTGCACCGCAAAACCAAGACAAAATTCCTGGTGTTTTGGTGGCGCATGGTTTCGCAGGTTCTAAACAATTAATGTTGGGTTACGCACACACATTAGCGCACGCGGGATATGGTGTATTATTGTGGGATTTTGGCGGTCATGGTGCCAATGAAACACCGCTTAAATTTGGTTCATTGCAACCATATATTGATGTTGCTACTAGTGCTTTATTGGAACAACCGCAGATAGATTCGTCGCGTTTAGCTACCTTGGGTCATTCTATGGGTAGCGGTGCGGTAATTTCCGCTGCAATTCAGGATAATCAGCGTTTTGCAGCGACAGTGGCGGTTTCTCCCACAGGACAAGGAGTGACACCAACTACACCGCGCAATCTTCAGCTACAAGCAGGAAGTTGGGAACCAGGTTTTGTGGCAAATGCCGAAAAATTGTTGCAAATTGCAGGGGGAGAAAATACAAATTTGGTGGCGGGAAAGGGAAGAGAATTAATTGTTGTTCCCAATGCAGAACATATTACAATTTTGTTTCGAGATGCAAGTCACCAAGCGGCACTTAAATGGTTAAATACAACTTTTGGTTTGAAAAGTAACAGTAATTATCTCGATCGCCGAATGGTTTTTTACGGGTTACATTTATTAGGATGGTTAAGTTTATTAGCTGCAATTGCTCCCAAATTGAGTTTACCTACTAATAATCCGAAAGCAAGTAAGTTGAGAAGTTTTGCAGGTTTGTTAATTGCACCTTTTGTGGGAAGTGGTTTGCTTTCTGTTTTAGATAGTGCGCTCGTCTTACCAAATTTAGGTGGTTTATTAGTAGGTGGTGCTTTAGCTATTTGGTTCTTTTTCGCTGGTACAATTTGGCTAATTACTATCTGGAACTTACCACGTCCTAAAATTCAAAATTTATTTTTCGGCTTAGGACTATTTACAATGCTTTGGCTGGCTTTTGGTGCAATGGCGCAAGTAATCTGGCTACAATGGTGGTTAATTCCTTCACGTTTATTAGTTTGGCCGCTACTTTCTTTCGCTTGCTTACCTTGGTTCTTGGCATCAGAAATTGGACAAGAAAATACTGTAATAATTAAAAGATTTGCCTGGTGGTTTTGCCAAAGCATTCTCTTAATTTCAGGTTTAATTGTCGCAGTTTATCTAGTGCCATCACTCAGCTTTATTTACCTTTTATTACCAATATTTCCTCTGGTTTTTGGAATTCTGGCTTTCGCCGCTGCTCAAGTTAACAATGCTTGGAGTTACGCTTTAGGAAGTAGTTTATTTTTTGGATGGATGCTAGCTGCTGCTTTTCCCCTAGCTGGGTAA
- a CDS encoding methyl-accepting chemotaxis protein, translating into MAKNSDRQNGKSHKSDIQSRSNRPKVAGKVNNNNFDKNEETLEKFERVIRTTNTVGQGLELQVKQIEEVTNNSDIMVKSLQETAAQAESVATSAEQLVSSVNEMAASIEQVTVGTVELATSINETATSIQETTSSIKSVADTAQEMATSATQVTTSMTEISASGKSVSKDTENLVVSINETAASIEEMTRSIQSVAQNSDDLSGAAERTTSSINEMAASIEQVSATAENLAATVESVSSSIEEMAASIQGVAQNTNQITEAATNAATSATELDRSIRSVSTLTKQADEITTRVARDAEVGSVTVQKSIQGLIRVRDSMAQTADVIRDMGKQTNEISSIVDTINLIAERTNLLSLNASIEAARAGDAGRGFAVVAEEIRNLAERAAQATSDIGMIIKSLQTVVQEAVNKSNDGMRVAEESGQLAEEGASGLKTIMNGVQETTQLVRQIAVASAEQLIAGQTVVNAINTTATQAKEAAQATKEQAKTAQNIVQSSAQMRKITMQVSNAMNEQGRAAREIIKAAQSTTSLAVQVRQATAEQAKGATQILQAIELMRRSSANTSRAITEQATGSEQISQEADRLSRLINHVTKAMTEQASAASQITSAVDMIRRQSEQTAKAMKEQTRAIQDMTIGTQNVSRQIVMITRSNREHSNVAATIVKTLAQIRTESDRHLQELKETQQLLKL; encoded by the coding sequence ATGGCTAAAAATTCCGATCGTCAAAATGGTAAGTCTCATAAATCAGACATTCAATCCCGCTCCAATCGCCCCAAAGTAGCTGGAAAAGTTAATAACAACAACTTTGATAAAAACGAAGAAACCTTAGAAAAATTTGAGCGCGTAATTCGGACAACAAACACCGTTGGTCAAGGGTTAGAATTACAAGTAAAGCAGATAGAAGAAGTTACCAATAATAGCGATATTATGGTGAAATCTCTTCAAGAAACTGCTGCCCAAGCCGAATCAGTTGCTACTTCCGCCGAACAACTGGTTTCTTCTGTCAATGAAATGGCAGCATCAATTGAACAAGTAACGGTTGGAACTGTTGAGTTAGCTACATCAATCAATGAAACCGCTACTTCCATTCAAGAAACTACTAGCTCGATTAAAAGTGTGGCTGATACAGCACAAGAAATGGCTACCTCAGCAACACAAGTTACCACTTCAATGACGGAAATTTCCGCTTCAGGAAAAAGCGTCAGTAAAGACACAGAAAACTTAGTGGTATCAATTAATGAAACTGCGGCTTCGATCGAAGAAATGACGCGATCGATCCAAAGCGTAGCCCAAAATTCCGATGATTTAAGTGGTGCTGCTGAAAGAACTACCTCTTCAATTAACGAAATGGCAGCATCAATTGAACAAGTTTCTGCTACTGCCGAAAATTTAGCCGCTACAGTCGAAAGCGTTTCTAGTTCAATTGAAGAAATGGCAGCTAGCATTCAAGGCGTAGCGCAAAATACAAACCAAATTACAGAAGCAGCTACAAACGCCGCTACTAGTGCTACGGAACTCGATCGCTCCATTCGTTCCGTTAGTACTCTCACCAAACAAGCAGACGAAATTACCACCCGCGTCGCCAGAGACGCAGAAGTTGGCAGCGTCACCGTCCAAAAATCAATTCAAGGTTTAATTAGAGTCCGCGATTCAATGGCTCAAACTGCTGATGTAATTCGGGATATGGGTAAACAAACTAACGAAATCAGCAGCATTGTAGACACTATTAATTTAATTGCAGAACGCACGAATTTACTATCATTAAATGCCTCAATTGAAGCAGCCAGAGCCGGAGATGCGGGAAGAGGTTTTGCGGTAGTTGCCGAAGAAATTCGTAACTTAGCCGAACGAGCGGCTCAAGCCACCAGCGATATTGGCATGATTATTAAATCTTTGCAAACCGTAGTCCAAGAAGCAGTTAATAAATCCAATGACGGAATGCGAGTTGCGGAAGAAAGTGGGCAATTAGCAGAAGAAGGCGCTTCCGGGTTAAAAACTATCATGAATGGAGTGCAAGAAACTACGCAATTAGTCAGACAAATCGCCGTAGCTTCCGCCGAACAATTAATCGCCGGACAAACTGTAGTTAACGCCATTAATACTACGGCAACTCAAGCAAAAGAAGCGGCTCAAGCAACTAAAGAACAAGCAAAAACTGCTCAAAATATTGTGCAATCTTCGGCACAAATGCGGAAAATTACCATGCAAGTTTCTAATGCGATGAACGAACAAGGAAGAGCAGCCAGAGAAATTATTAAAGCGGCACAAAGTACAACTTCTTTAGCAGTTCAAGTTCGTCAAGCAACAGCAGAACAAGCAAAAGGTGCCACCCAAATTTTACAAGCGATCGAATTAATGCGCCGCTCTTCAGCTAATACATCTCGCGCCATAACAGAACAAGCTACTGGTTCTGAGCAAATCTCTCAAGAAGCCGATCGCCTTTCCCGATTAATTAATCATGTGACAAAAGCCATGACAGAACAAGCAAGTGCAGCTTCGCAAATTACTAGTGCCGTAGATATGATTCGCCGCCAAAGCGAGCAAACTGCCAAAGCAATGAAAGAACAAACTAGGGCGATTCAAGATATGACGATCGGGACACAAAATGTTTCTAGACAGATTGTTATGATAACCCGCAGTAATCGGGAACATTCCAATGTAGCTGCCACCATTGTGAAAACTTTGGCTCAGATTCGTACCGAGAGCGATCGCCATTTACAAGAACTCAAAGAAACCCAACAACTCCTTAAATTATAA
- a CDS encoding DNA phosphorothioation-associated putative methyltransferase, with amino-acid sequence MTSFSVRDELLFRLEEPGAIETCCQQSAIGKKLPNALYVHISAIEKLDPLLRLHYDRFLSIVDSQIEQANIVKFHTNELKISFLSYPEFDTDPHPALQASIQVDLKDRSINYRNYSSVDNPPILHRKETFVTDEYPHYAEFAELTRQEEILGLLDKTKFIGTLKGWQKCLDEKGIEIRNHRLFIITENGEELDFKENNYQLPTTNYQLSLPQIQRHRAALVRRDISRPVRLALEANIFNQDTTFFDYGCGYGGDVQRIAQQGFLSYGWDPYYFPYNHIFGADIVNIGYVINVIECQKERREALLKAWELTKQVLIVSAQVLIDDERRGQVAYNDGFITRKNTFQKYYQQEELKVYIDQVLEVDSIPIALGIYFVFRDPIQAENFRASRCRSRLSTPRVKYIDKRFEDYQELLQPLMAFFTERGRLPLPGEFPQEAELKAEFGKISRAFQVILQATDQQEWDMITEKRYSDLLLYLALQNFNEHHKQKDIPAVIQRDIKGLFGSYRTAKEAAEGMLFSLGNLSIIAKCCEASEIGSKRANAFYIHISALPELDYRLRIYEGCASRTIGRMDNATLIKFHTKQPKISYLFYPNFDTDPHPALHTSMHIDLRDLHVSYRDYTDSNDPPLWHRKETVVTPDYPDYEKFLKLSQQEESWGLFDNLNSIKTLKGWQRCLAEHCAEIRNYRLYWQKDVEPYRLKLAQAAKEARNRKKREKDEVQNQI; translated from the coding sequence ATGACTAGTTTTAGTGTCAGGGATGAATTGCTCTTTCGCTTAGAAGAACCAGGTGCCATCGAAACTTGCTGCCAACAAAGTGCGATCGGTAAAAAATTACCCAATGCTCTCTATGTACATATCTCGGCAATTGAAAAACTCGACCCTCTATTACGTCTTCATTATGACCGTTTCCTCTCGATAGTAGACTCACAAATTGAGCAAGCAAATATTGTTAAATTTCACACCAATGAATTAAAAATATCGTTCTTATCTTATCCTGAATTCGACACAGATCCCCATCCTGCTTTACAGGCTAGTATCCAAGTTGACCTCAAAGACCGCAGTATTAACTATCGCAATTATTCTAGTGTCGATAATCCGCCAATTCTCCATCGCAAAGAAACTTTTGTTACAGATGAATATCCTCATTATGCAGAATTTGCCGAACTGACTCGCCAGGAAGAAATATTAGGGCTTCTTGACAAAACCAAATTTATTGGTACGCTCAAAGGTTGGCAAAAATGTTTGGACGAAAAAGGCATAGAAATCCGCAATCACCGCCTTTTTATCATTACAGAAAATGGCGAAGAATTAGATTTTAAAGAGAACAACTACCAACTACCAACTACCAACTACCAACTCTCATTACCACAAATTCAACGCCACCGTGCCGCATTGGTGCGCCGAGACATTTCTCGTCCAGTGCGTTTAGCTTTAGAAGCAAATATTTTTAATCAGGATACAACTTTTTTTGATTATGGTTGCGGTTATGGTGGTGATGTACAACGCATTGCTCAACAAGGTTTTCTTAGTTATGGATGGGACCCTTACTATTTTCCCTATAATCATATTTTTGGTGCTGATATCGTTAATATTGGTTATGTAATTAATGTCATTGAATGTCAAAAAGAACGGCGAGAAGCTTTGCTCAAAGCTTGGGAATTAACTAAACAAGTTTTAATTGTTTCTGCACAGGTGTTAATTGATGATGAAAGGCGCGGTCAAGTTGCATATAACGATGGATTTATTACGCGGAAAAACACCTTTCAAAAGTATTATCAACAAGAAGAATTAAAAGTTTATATTGACCAAGTTTTAGAAGTAGATTCTATTCCGATCGCTTTAGGGATTTACTTTGTTTTTCGAGATCCAATTCAAGCCGAAAATTTTCGGGCTTCTCGTTGTCGATCGCGTCTCTCCACCCCCAGAGTTAAATACATAGATAAACGCTTTGAAGACTATCAAGAATTACTCCAACCTTTAATGGCATTTTTTACCGAAAGAGGTCGTCTTCCCTTACCAGGGGAATTCCCCCAAGAAGCAGAATTAAAAGCAGAATTTGGCAAAATTAGTCGTGCTTTTCAAGTAATTTTACAAGCTACTGACCAACAGGAGTGGGATATGATTACCGAAAAACGCTACTCAGATTTACTACTTTATTTAGCCTTACAAAATTTTAATGAGCATCACAAACAAAAAGATATTCCTGCTGTAATTCAAAGAGACATTAAAGGACTTTTTGGTAGTTATCGAACAGCCAAAGAAGCAGCCGAAGGAATGTTGTTTAGTCTAGGAAATTTAAGCATTATAGCTAAATGTTGTGAAGCTAGTGAAATCGGCAGTAAACGCGCCAATGCTTTTTATATTCACATTTCTGCTTTGCCAGAACTTGACTATAGATTGAGAATTTACGAAGGTTGTGCTAGCAGAACTATTGGTCGCATGGATAATGCAACTTTAATTAAATTTCATACCAAACAACCAAAAATTTCTTATCTATTTTATCCCAATTTTGATACCGATCCTCATCCAGCTTTACACACCAGTATGCACATTGATTTAAGAGATTTGCACGTTAGTTACCGAGATTATACCGATTCAAACGACCCTCCGCTTTGGCATCGTAAAGAAACGGTTGTCACTCCTGATTATCCTGATTATGAAAAGTTTTTGAAACTAAGTCAACAAGAAGAAAGTTGGGGATTATTTGACAATTTAAATAGTATAAAAACCCTTAAAGGATGGCAACGTTGTTTAGCAGAACATTGTGCCGAAATTCGCAATTATCGCTTATATTGGCAGAAAGATGTCGAGCCTTATCGCTTGAAGTTGGCGCAAGCCGCTAAAGAGGCGCGTAATCGAAAAAAACGAGAAAAAGATGAAGTACAAAATCAAATTTAG
- a CDS encoding response regulator transcription factor, producing the protein MKQILVVDDSATMRRMVMASLQKSIKDITFNEASNGLEAIERLVLAPANLIILDLNMPDMHGLEVLQFVRSHQTYSHIPIIVLTTKGDPKSRTEALEAGASKYMTKPFEPNNFAAQVLELLS; encoded by the coding sequence ATGAAACAAATTTTAGTGGTAGATGATTCGGCAACGATGCGACGGATGGTAATGGCATCATTGCAAAAATCAATAAAAGATATAACCTTTAATGAAGCGAGCAATGGCTTAGAAGCAATTGAAAGATTAGTCTTAGCACCAGCAAATTTAATAATTTTAGATTTAAATATGCCGGATATGCACGGATTAGAAGTATTACAATTTGTGCGATCGCATCAAACATATTCTCATATTCCCATAATTGTTTTAACTACCAAAGGCGATCCAAAAAGCCGTACAGAAGCATTAGAAGCGGGAGCATCAAAATATATGACTAAACCTTTTGAACCGAACAACTTTGCTGCCCAAGTATTAGAATTATTAAGTTAG
- a CDS encoding chemotaxis protein CheW: MKSQSNHSLESQNSSLPFILFELAGTTYALHSQTVQQMEMVQQITPVPNSPTFVEGVVFSRGQVIPAINLRVRFGWEKVPYDVRTRLIVINVNNRTVGLIADSAREFISISSDTILPPPEAISGLSGKYLAGIAMLGERLILILNAEEIINLVTDTSVVSLANNLFAPQTTSEQNPPLHTS; this comes from the coding sequence ATGAAATCTCAATCCAATCATTCACTAGAATCTCAAAATTCCTCATTACCATTTATCCTATTTGAGTTGGCAGGTACTACCTATGCTCTCCATTCTCAAACAGTTCAACAAATGGAAATGGTACAACAAATTACACCAGTTCCTAACTCTCCAACTTTTGTTGAAGGAGTGGTATTTTCTCGCGGTCAAGTAATTCCCGCAATTAATCTGCGGGTGAGATTTGGTTGGGAAAAAGTTCCTTATGATGTTCGTACTAGATTAATAGTTATTAATGTAAATAATCGTACCGTTGGGTTAATTGCTGACTCTGCCCGTGAATTTATTTCTATTTCTTCTGATACAATTTTGCCACCCCCTGAAGCGATTTCTGGATTAAGTGGTAAATATTTAGCTGGCATTGCTATGTTAGGAGAACGACTAATTTTGATCCTCAATGCTGAAGAAATAATTAACTTAGTTACTGATACATCAGTAGTCAGTTTAGCAAATAACCTTTTTGCTCCACAAACAACATCTGAGCAAAATCCGCCCCTCCATACTTCCTAA
- a CDS encoding chemotaxis protein CheA, with amino-acid sequence MDNFFANFLDDYFAECDEHIINIRDKLLAIEAQINQPKIDHSLLDKLFVSFHSIKGLSGMVGLKEAEQLSHEMESYLRLLREQKVTLTNSGIDALINGTTMLEQVITAYHTQGNLPDISSILVQLKNLLSEDSTEPKESVNTTETTNSNVVNQIASLTLKEQEKTDLKLALEQGETAWQFEFIPGQEKAEKGINVNTIRERLQAIGKLIHASPMLRENGGVSFNFVVTTKDSETSFAGWDIDGLTYKPYLTTKKEEAPESELETKVEPIPSLSAILPVNPTFPIINAAGSTPSNVVRVDLTKLDELMRMVGELITTRAKFAENLKDLKNKLPAAELRTLRETNLAFERQLRDLREGVMRVRLVPIGEIFTRMQFVIRDLAKESKKQISLELSGQNTEIDKFVVERMLDPMMHMVRNAVSHGLELPDERISCGKPPEGKISLRAATSGEMVVIEIADDGRGVDAEAVINRAKKQNLIDAYSTSQIVDNNTILDIICSSCFSTREQADLTSGRGVGMAVVKNTVTELGGFITLDFKKNQGTTITIQLPLTLAIADALIISVMEQTFAIPQSAIREVIQVPESAIAVLENNEIIPYRQQVLPLIRLSEVFNLKNNQENYSNSEIKINQKFHRTHSSATKSILKLIVVGNGINAIAIAVDQILGQQEIVVRPLTDPLVQVVGLAGATELGDGRVVLIIDTLALTRIANSTIRIKNSLGNTT; translated from the coding sequence ATGGATAACTTTTTTGCTAACTTTCTTGATGATTATTTTGCCGAATGTGATGAGCATATAATCAATATTCGTGATAAATTATTGGCAATTGAAGCCCAAATCAATCAACCCAAAATAGATCATTCACTATTAGATAAACTTTTTGTTAGCTTTCACTCAATTAAAGGTTTATCAGGAATGGTTGGGTTAAAAGAAGCCGAACAACTCTCTCATGAAATGGAAAGTTATTTACGGCTTTTGCGAGAACAAAAAGTAACGCTGACTAATTCAGGGATTGATGCGTTAATTAATGGAACTACTATGTTAGAGCAGGTAATTACTGCTTACCATACACAAGGTAATTTACCGGACATAAGTTCAATATTAGTGCAGTTAAAAAATCTCCTTTCGGAAGATTCTACCGAACCAAAAGAATCAGTAAACACTACAGAAACAACAAATAGTAATGTTGTTAATCAAATCGCTTCACTGACTTTAAAAGAACAGGAAAAAACCGATCTAAAATTAGCGTTAGAACAAGGAGAAACGGCTTGGCAATTTGAATTTATCCCTGGGCAAGAAAAAGCAGAAAAAGGTATTAATGTAAATACAATTAGGGAACGACTGCAAGCAATTGGCAAATTGATTCATGCTTCACCAATGCTCCGGGAAAATGGTGGAGTTTCTTTTAATTTTGTTGTAACTACAAAAGATTCCGAAACTTCTTTTGCTGGTTGGGATATTGATGGATTAACTTATAAACCTTACTTAACTACAAAAAAGGAAGAAGCACCAGAATCGGAACTAGAAACAAAAGTAGAACCGATTCCTTCTTTATCAGCAATATTACCAGTTAATCCAACTTTTCCCATTATTAATGCTGCTGGATCTACACCATCAAATGTAGTAAGAGTAGACTTAACAAAATTAGATGAATTAATGCGAATGGTAGGAGAATTAATTACCACTCGTGCTAAATTTGCAGAAAATTTAAAGGATTTGAAAAATAAATTACCTGCGGCTGAATTACGTACTTTGCGGGAAACTAATCTGGCTTTTGAACGACAACTAAGAGACTTGCGAGAAGGTGTAATGCGAGTGCGCTTAGTACCAATTGGCGAAATTTTTACCAGAATGCAATTCGTAATTCGTGACTTAGCTAAAGAAAGCAAAAAACAAATTTCCCTGGAATTATCTGGACAAAATACCGAAATAGATAAATTTGTCGTTGAACGAATGCTCGATCCGATGATGCACATGGTACGCAATGCAGTTAGTCATGGTTTAGAATTACCTGATGAACGGATTAGCTGTGGTAAACCTCCTGAAGGCAAAATTAGTTTGCGTGCAGCTACATCGGGAGAAATGGTAGTAATTGAAATTGCCGACGATGGGCGGGGTGTGGATGCAGAAGCAGTCATAAATCGAGCTAAAAAACAAAATTTAATAGATGCTTATTCCACTAGTCAAATAGTTGATAATAATACAATTCTTGATATTATTTGTTCTTCTTGTTTTTCTACCCGCGAGCAAGCAGATTTAACTAGTGGACGGGGAGTGGGAATGGCGGTAGTGAAAAATACTGTCACAGAATTAGGCGGTTTTATAACTCTTGATTTTAAAAAGAATCAAGGTACAACTATCACGATTCAATTGCCCTTAACTTTAGCGATCGCAGATGCTTTAATTATTTCGGTTATGGAGCAAACTTTTGCTATTCCCCAATCGGCGATCCGGGAAGTTATTCAAGTACCAGAAAGTGCGATCGCAGTTTTAGAAAATAACGAAATAATTCCTTATCGTCAACAGGTTTTACCTTTAATTAGATTATCTGAAGTATTTAACCTCAAGAATAATCAGGAAAATTACTCAAATAGTGAGATAAAAATTAATCAAAAATTTCACCGCACTCACTCGTCTGCGACAAAAAGTATTTTAAAATTAATTGTAGTTGGCAATGGTATAAACGCTATAGCGATCGCTGTAGACCAGATTTTAGGGCAACAGGAAATAGTTGTGCGACCACTCACAGACCCCCTAGTACAAGTTGTCGGTCTTGCAGGTGCTACCGAACTTGGCGATGGGCGTGTAGTCCTAATTATTGATACCTTAGCATTAACGCGAATTGCTAATTCAACAATCAGAATTAAAAATTCTCTGGGAAATACTACATGA